CAGGGCCAGTTGGTGCAGACGCTGCTCAAGGACCCGGCGTTCACCGAGATCGTCGGCGTCGACGTGTCGATGCGCGCGCTCACCATCGCCTCCCGGCGGCTCAAGCTGGACCGCATGGGCGAGCGGCAGGCCTCCCGCGTCACGCTCTTCCAGGGCTCGCTCGCGTACACCGACGGCCGGCTCAAGGGCTACGACGCCGCCGTGCTGAGCGAGGTCATCGAGCACCTCGACCTGCCCCGGCTGCCCGCCCTGGAGTACGCCGTGTTCGGCTCGGCCCGCCCGCGCACGGTCCTCGTGACGACCCCGAACGTCGAGTACAACGTGCGCTGGGAGAGCCTCCCGGCCGGCCACGTCCGGCACGGCGACCACCGCTTCGAATGGACCCGCGCCGAATTCCGGACCTGGGCCCGGGCGGTGGCCGAACGCCACGGCTACACGGTCGCGTTCGAGCCCGTGGGACCCGACGACCCCGAGGTGGGACCGCCCACCCAGATGGCCGTGTTCACGATCACCACCCCGAAGGAGGCGAAGGCGGCATGACCGACGAGACGCAGGGGCGCGTGCTGCCCGTCACCGACCTGTCCCTGGTGGTGCTGATCGGCGCCTCCGGCTCCGGCAAGTCCACCTTCGCCCGCCGGCACTTCAAGCCCACCGAGGTCATCTCCTCCGACTTCTGCCGCGGCCTGGTCTCGGACGACGAGAACGACCAGGGCGCCACCAAGGACGCCTTCGACGTCCTGCACTACATAGCGGGCAAGCGCCTGGCCGCCGGCCGCCGCACGGTCGTGGACGCGACCAGCGTGCAGTCCGAGGCCCGCCGCCAGCTGATCGACCTGGCCCGGCGGTACGACGTGCTGCCCATCGCCATCGTGCTCGACGTGCCCGAGGAGGTGTGCGCCGAGCGCAACGCGGCCCGCACCGACCGAGCCGACATGCCCCGCCGGGTCATCCAGCGCCACACCCGCGAACTCCGCCGCTCCCTGAGGCACCTGGAGCGCGAGGGCTTCCGCAAGGTGCACGTCCTGCGCGGCGTCGAGCAGGTCGAGCAGGCCACGGTCGTCACCGAGAAGCGCTTCAACGACCTGACCCACCTCACCGGCCCGTTCGACATCATCGGCGACATCCACGGCTGCGCCGCCGAACTGGAGGCCCTGCTCGGCAAGCTGGGCTACACCGACGGCGTCCACCCCGAGGGCCGCACGGCCGTCTTCGTCGGCGACCTCGTCGACCGCGGCCCCGACAGCCCGGGCGTGCTGCGCCGCGTGATGTCCATGGTGAAGTCCGGCAACGCCCTGTGCGTGCCCGGCAACCACGAGAACAAGTACGGCCGCTACCTGCGCGGCCGCAAGGTCCAGCACACCCACGGCCTCGCGGAGACCATCGAGCAGATGGCGGGCGAGAGCGAGGAGTTCCACGCCGAGGTGCGGGAGTTCCTCGACGGGCTCGTCAGCCACTACGTCCTGGACGGCGGCCGGCTGGTCGTCTGCCACGCCGGTCTGCCCGAGAAGTACCACGGCCGCACCTCCGGCCGCGTCCGCAGCCACGCCCTCTACGGCGACACGACCGGCGAGACCGACGAGTTCGGCCTGCCCGTGCGCTACCCGTGGGCGGAGGAGTACCGCGGCCGGGCGGCGGTCGTCTACGGCCACACCCCGGTCCCGGAGGCCACCTGGCTCAACAACACCATCTGCCTGGACACCGGTGCCGTCTTCGGCGGCAAGCTCACCGCGCTGCGCTGGCCGGAGCGCGAGCTGGTCGACGTACCGGCCGAGCGGGTCTGGTACGAGCCGCTGAAGCCGCTGCGCAGCGAGGCACCCGGCGGGCAGGACGGCCGCCCGCTGGACCTGGCCGACGTGCGGGGCCGCCGGGTCGTGGAGACCCGGCACCAGGGCCGGATCTCGATCCGCGAGGAGAACGCGGCGGCGGCCCTGGAGGTCATGAGCCGCTTCGCGGTCGACCCGCGGCTGCTGCCGTACCTCCCGCCGACCATGGCCCCGACCGCCACGAGTCACGTCGACGCCCGCGGCGGAGCCGCTGATGAACACTTCCTGGAGCACCCGGCCGAGGCCTTCGCCCAGTACGCGGCGGACGGTGTCGCGCGGGTCGTGTGCGAGGAGAAGCACATGGGCTCGCGGGCGGTGGCCCTGGTGTGCCGCGACGCCGAGGCGGCCCGCAAGCGCTTCGGCGTGGACGGACCCACGGGCTCCCTCTACACCCGTACCGGCCGCCCGTTCCTCGACGACGACGCCCTCACCGAGGAGATCCTCGACCGGGTGCGCACGGCGATCGGCGAGGCCGGCCTGTGGGACGAGCTGGAGACGGACTGGCTGCTGCTGGACGCCGAGCTGATGCCCTGGTCCCTGAAGGCGTCCGGGCTGCTGCGCTCCCAGTACGCCGCCGTGGGCGCCGCGTCCGGCGCGGTGCTCCCGGAGGCGCTGGCCGCCCTGCGGGGCGCGGCGGACCGGGGCGTGGACGTGTCCGGCCTGCTGGCCCGCACCGGCGAACGCGCGGCCGACGCCGCCGCGTTCACCGACGCCTACCGCCGCTACTGCTGGACCACCGACGGCCTGGACGGCGTCCGCCTGGCGCCGTTCCAGATCCTCGCGGTCCAGGGCCGCAGCCTGGCCGGCCTGCCGCACGACGAGCAGCTCGCCCTGCTCGACCGGCTCGTCGAGCACGACGGCAGCGGCCTGCTCCAGACCACCCGCCGCCTCTACGTCGACACCGCCGACCCCGAGTCGGTCCGCTCCGGCGTCGACTGGTGGCTGGAGATGACCGGCCGCGGCGGCGAGGGCATGGTCGTCAAACCGGTCGGCGCGCTCGTCCGCGACGGCCAGGGCCGCCTGGTCCAGCCGGGCATCAAGTGCCGCGGCCGGGAGTACCTGCGGATCA
This genomic stretch from Streptomyces sp. Go-475 harbors:
- a CDS encoding polynucleotide kinase-phosphatase, with product MTDETQGRVLPVTDLSLVVLIGASGSGKSTFARRHFKPTEVISSDFCRGLVSDDENDQGATKDAFDVLHYIAGKRLAAGRRTVVDATSVQSEARRQLIDLARRYDVLPIAIVLDVPEEVCAERNAARTDRADMPRRVIQRHTRELRRSLRHLEREGFRKVHVLRGVEQVEQATVVTEKRFNDLTHLTGPFDIIGDIHGCAAELEALLGKLGYTDGVHPEGRTAVFVGDLVDRGPDSPGVLRRVMSMVKSGNALCVPGNHENKYGRYLRGRKVQHTHGLAETIEQMAGESEEFHAEVREFLDGLVSHYVLDGGRLVVCHAGLPEKYHGRTSGRVRSHALYGDTTGETDEFGLPVRYPWAEEYRGRAAVVYGHTPVPEATWLNNTICLDTGAVFGGKLTALRWPERELVDVPAERVWYEPLKPLRSEAPGGQDGRPLDLADVRGRRVVETRHQGRISIREENAAAALEVMSRFAVDPRLLPYLPPTMAPTATSHVDARGGAADEHFLEHPAEAFAQYAADGVARVVCEEKHMGSRAVALVCRDAEAARKRFGVDGPTGSLYTRTGRPFLDDDALTEEILDRVRTAIGEAGLWDELETDWLLLDAELMPWSLKASGLLRSQYAAVGAASGAVLPEALAALRGAADRGVDVSGLLARTGERAADAAAFTDAYRRYCWTTDGLDGVRLAPFQILAVQGRSLAGLPHDEQLALLDRLVEHDGSGLLQTTRRLYVDTADPESVRSGVDWWLEMTGRGGEGMVVKPVGALVRDGQGRLVQPGIKCRGREYLRIIYGPEYTRPENLARLRSRFLNHKRSLAIREYALGLEALDRLAEGEPLWRVHEAVFGVLALESEPVDPRL